A DNA window from Syngnathus typhle isolate RoL2023-S1 ecotype Sweden linkage group LG2, RoL_Styp_1.0, whole genome shotgun sequence contains the following coding sequences:
- the ncoa6 gene encoding nuclear receptor coactivator 6 isoform X8, whose amino-acid sequence MAHRGTPAQLSQRSEEDLERESDSDRDSGVGDEVDSCHRSPETEEDNHNDATEGTSGPGAHSTVFVAFQGNMEDEDFKMKLDTVLSGIPNMLDMDSKTLQPQHVEPWNSVRVTFNIPRDAAERLRLLAQNHQQQLRELGILSVQIEGEGAINVAGGPNRGQEVRVNGPIGASGQMRMDVGFPSQPGQAGVRMSNPSMVPPGSAMTGQALVPGNSGQMHPRVARPASQTDVMDPMMPGMSVQQQQQLQHQQPGPHGPIPPQAAHHMQALQAGRPINPAALQQLQHHQQQQAQQQAQLSQLGARTPFNPQGQMALPPGWNPSGVLQTSAAQGGPAWRKPPPQAQMVQRPPSLTTVQTPSHPPPPYPFGSQQAGQVFNAMGQGQLQQQQQMAMGQFAAPQPKVPQVGPGGVVGPPRPPPPIPPTSGPQGNLTAKSPGSSSSPFQQGSPGTPPMMAQRPTTPQGFPQGVGSPGRAALNQQGNMQQGFIGMPQHGQPGAQVHPGIPKRPMAYPTQNFAQGQVGTGMPGAPGGGSNQQLQSSQTLTHTGVQQPSSTPNSIHAQPNVMGVQSGHPGQSPGTATGPSMTQQQQPGLQTPILGLQHQAQPVSSSPSQMVQGQGGGQTVLSRPLSQGQRGGMTPPKQMMPQQGQGVIHGQGQMVGGQGHQAMLLQQQQQQQQQQQQNSMMEQMVVNQMQGNKQPFVGKIPSGVMPGQMMRGPSPNVPGNMAQFQGQVGPQQMTPQQQMAHLQQQQLQQQHQLQQQQQQLQQHHHQQMNQQQPQQVPLSVNPNQMMGMHGQQLRLPAGHPLIQQQLQQQQLQQQQKQQQQVLLQQQQQQQQQQQQQQQTAQAHPHQLGDPSSGTGDLGVQQMVPDMQVQQAQGMMGGPQHMQVGNGHFAGHGMNFNSQFPAQVPMGGPCAQAGGFPVSKDVTLTSPLLVNLLQSDISASQFGPGGKQAGGSNQVKPKKKKPARKKKPKDGEGPQQIEGPGSMDVTGTMEDSDLQNFGGEPSLGLDNSGTKLADFPNRPAGDQRILQQVPMQFMQQQQQQQQQPQQQQQIQHMQQQIQQQQQQQIQQHQQQIQQQQQQQQIQQQQQIQQQQQIQQQQQIQQQQQIQQQQQIQQQQQIQQQQHIQQQQQMQQQLQQQQMQQQQQMQQLQMQGLQNPQGQQGMTGPQTPAQSQSQVHHQLQQQQGQQQHLQQQQQQQMLMMLKMQQEQKNRMAIVPGGQLPPRVVGNQPEAQRLPVSQQGNMPVMISLQGHAGLAQSPDKTRGMPLIINPQLAGTARRMSLPDPGQGPQSTGSDETTSGIHPKQDRPSGAEMALQSGNGTQQMMANQGSTTHVMKQAPVPSSVAQHTGASPQQQLPTQPQQGAPMSGIHFPNVPTTSQSSRPKTPNRASPRPYHHPLTPTNRPPSTEPSEINLSPERLNASIAGLFPPKINIPLPPRQANLNRGFDQQGLNPTTLKAIGQAPPNLTLPGNNSNSGSGGNNASNSQPPFSTGTGGGGTKPDKQSGGPSKRASPSNSRRSSPASSRKSTTPSPGRQKGPKVAITCPPQPQQLVNAQGQTMMLSPTSVTPNPVSQLSGSMETQQTPSPFHGLQGNPPEGSREGQIMIASEQRQVSQPQPHPQPVRELSAPRMTSPRPPASQQPKSDLELQAVDRQSTHKAPLPESGGTVAVRPAPTSLNQLLDVANKPLRPVHGNMVRDVMTKDSPKSAMDPERQLQLGAEMPAPVATSVTLTESDTKAKPSLSTASSSHSMHPNHVTFNPTPSSNDNPLSSPGITSTLSTTTSLCSTFTNTNVVQSVSPKPATSTQGSHSLAVSSGSNTSCSPSQASVMLKSGAGSKPIPSVHSVIQIPASSSSISPNQITVFVTPNPMTSAPTSQVPASIVSTMVALPNKNIRPQDIRNQTPVTRPAQFITTTPVLFNPIFQVPSTSVSPNTTVVSQSVTMVGPIQVSTTNIQLSTAPSCTQSSGANISASQLARSTVGHLPTVTNVSSATPIGAHSTPQQINHGAPKIENVVEAQKSSPPVSQPSLPSPSTSSSFQAPIASPPCSSPISMNTVGKGLVSAAPTAQIKSKPLQVTIALSGTADSQIPAQVSIVAAPPQVFHPSPSPVVPTEPSVAQTTAATPNLTTPSISSFVSVPAQVPTQAPLPPTTVLSNFTLAATSPNPITSVVGTTTVASSTTLLSTGSPVQNPVSSLVPIVATPGLIHEIPPPNSSAATASRVLLSQTGPGSFEPTVTQAVAPAETIQTTPESVQQDVSQEPVAVAKTSDEVLPSPDPGWAKKRKTPINLVPRAAVEKPKGPSRRSSRAEKEVEEEPVTESAVRKRSARPGTTAATVVKETGASPTQAKRRKSK is encoded by the exons ATGGCTCATCGAGGCACTCCAGCTCAGCTGTCCCAACGGTCCGAGGAGGACCTGGAGCGTGAGAGTGACTCAGATCGGGACTCTGGTGTCGGCGATGAGGTTGACAGTTGCCACAGAAGCCCTGAGACTGAAGAGGACAACCACAATGATGCCACAGAAGGCACAAGTGGGCCAGGAGCGCATTCTACtgtttttgttgcttttcaAGGGAATATGGAAGACGAAGACTTCAAAATGAAACTTGACACTGTGCTCAGTGGTATACCCAATATGCTTGACATGG ACTCAAAGACGCTTCAGCCACAGCATGTCGAGCCGTGGAACAGCGTGCGTGTTACCTTCAACATTCCACGGGATGCTGCTGAACGACTGAGACTGCTGGCTCAgaaccaccagcagcagctccGAGAACTGGGAATTCTTTCAGTGCAAATCGAAG GAGAGGGGGCCATCAACGTTGCAGGGGGACCAAATCGAGGACAAGAAGTACGAGTTAATGGACCAATTGGAGCATCTGGCCAAATGAGAATGGATGTGGGGTTTCCAAGTCAGCCTGGTCAAG CAGGAGTGAGGATGTCAAATCCTTCCATGGTCCCCCCAGGCTCAGCCATGACAGGTCAAGCTCTGGTGCCAGGTAATAGTGGACAGATGCATCCACGTGTCGCAAGACCAGCTTCACAGACAG ATGTCATGGATCCAATGATGCCAGGCATGTCagttcagcagcagcagcagcttcagcaTCAACAGcctggtccccatggccccatTCCTCCCCAGGCTGCCCATCACATGCAGGCTTTGCAGGCTGGCAGACCAATCAACCCTGCTGCTTTACAGCAACTTCAACATCACCAACAGCAACAGGCCCAACAGCAAGCGCAGCTCTCTCAGCTTGGAGCCAGAACCCCATTCAACCCACAAGGCCAAATGGCTTTACCTCCTGGCTGGAACCCTTCTGGAGTCCTCCAGACATCAGCCGCCCAAGGAGGTCCTGCTTGGAGGAAGCCTCCACCTCAAGCTCAGATGGTTCAACGCCCTCCCTCTCTTACTACAGTTCAGACGCCCAGTCACCCGCCACCACCTTATCCATTTGGTAGCCAACAGGCAGGTCAGGTATTCAATGCTATGGGACAAGGACAgttgcagcagcaacaacaaatgGCAATGGGCCAATTTGCTGCTCCTCAGCCTAAAGTTCCACAGGTTGGCCCTGGTGGTGTCGTAGGACCACCGAGACCTCCTCCACCCATTCCACCTACAAGTGGCCCCCAAGGGAATCTAACTGCCAAATCGCCGGGGTCTTCATCATCTCCTTTTCAACAGGGTTCACCTGGAACTCCCCCAATGATGGCTCAGAGGCCTACAACTCCGCAGGGTTTTCCACAGGGTGTTGGCTCACCAGGAAGAGCAGCCCTCAACCAACAAGGTAACATGCAACAAGGATTCATCGGAATGCCCCAACACGGACAACCAGGAGCACAAGTTCATCCAG GTATACCGAAACGGCCAATGGCCTATCCAACCCAAAACTTTGCTCAAGGGCAGGTGGGCACCGGCATGCCAGGAGCCCCCGGTGGAGGATCTAATCAGCAGCTACAGAGCAGCCAAACATTGACCCATACAG GAGTCCAGCAGCCGTCCTCCACACCAAATTCAATCCATGCCCAACCCAACGTTATGGGTGTACAAAGTGGCCATCCAGGTCAGTCCCCAGGTACAGCTACTGGGCCTAGCATGACCCAGCAACAGCAGCCAGGCCTTCAGACCCCGATCTTAGGCCTCCAGCATCAGGCCCAACCCGTGTCCTCCTCCCCCAGCCAGATGGTTCAAGGCCAGGGTGGAGGTCAGACTGTCCTCTCACGGCCCCTCAGTCAAGGGCAGAGAGGAGGGATGACCCCACCCAAGCAAATGATGCCTCAACAAGGCCAGGGGGTGATTCATGGGCAGGGTCAGATGGTTGGAGGCCAAGGGCATCAGGCAATGCtcctgcaacaacaacaacagcagcagcagcagcaacaacagaaTTCCATGATGGAACAAATGGTTGTAAACCAAATGCAAGgcaacaaacaaccatttgtagGAAAAATACCTTCTGGGGTCATGCCTGGCCAGATGATGCGTGGCCCCTCACCAAACGTTCCAGGCAACATGGCTCAGTTCCAGGGCCAGGTTGGCCCACAGCAGATGACACCGCAACAGCAAATGGCCCATCTCCAACAACAACAGTTACAACAGCAGCATCAactgcaacagcagcagcaacagcttcagcaacaccaccaccagcagATGAATCAGCAGCAGCCTCAACAGGTTCCACTTAGTGTCAATCCTAATCAAATGATGGGTATGCATGGGCAACAGTTGAGGCTTCCTGCTGGTCATCCTCTTATCCAACAACAGTTGCAACAGCAGCAGttacagcagcagcagaaacagcagcagcaagtactgttgcagcagcaacagcagcagcagcagcaacaacaacaacaacaacagacagCTCAGGCACACCCACATCAATTGGGAGATCCCAGTAGTGGGACAGGCGATTTGGGGGTCCAACAGATGGTCCCTGATATGCAGGTACAGCAGGCACAAGGCATGATGGGGGGCCCTCAGCACATGCAAGTGGGAAATGGACACTTTGCTGGTCATGGCATGAACTTTAACTCCCAATTCCCGGCTCAGGTTCCAATGGGGGGACCTTGTGCACAGGCAGGTGGTTTCCCTGTCAGTAAAGATGTAACATTGACAAGCCCCCTGCTGGTAAATCTGCTGCAGAGTGATATCTCAGCCAGCCAATTTGGACCAGGAGGAAAGCAAGCAGGCGGGAGCAATCAGGTcaaacccaaaaaaaagaaacctgcaCGAAAGAAGAAGCCAAAAGATGGAGAAGGGCCTCAGCAAATTGAGGGACCTGG tAGTATGGATGTGACTGGTACTATGGAGGATTCTGACCTGCAAAATTTTGGTGGGGAACCGAGTTTAGGCCTGGACAACTCTGGTACAAAGCTCGCTGACTTTCCCAACAGGCCGGCAG GTGATCAAAGGATACTGCAGCAGGTACCGATGCAATTcatgcagcaacagcagcagcagcaacagcaaccgcaacagcagcaacaaatCCAACACATGCAACAGCAAAttcaacagcaacaacagcagcaaattCAACAGCACCAACAGCAAattcaacaacaacagcagcagcagcaaattcagcagcagcagcaaattcaacagcagcagcaaattcaacagcagcagcaaattcaacagcagcagcaaattcaacaacagcaacaaattcaacaacagcagcaaattcaacaacagcaacacattcaacaacaacagcaaatgCAGCAACAATTACAACAGCAGcagatgcagcagcagcagcagatgcaACAGTTGCAAATGCAAGGTCTCCAAAATCCTCAAGGGCAGCAAGGCATGACAGGACCACAGACCCCGGCTCAAAGCCAATCCCAGGTACACCATCAGCTGCAACAGCAGCAGGGTCAGCAGCAGCATCTACAACAACAG caacagcagcagatgTTGATGATGCTCAAGATGCAGCAAGAGCAGAAGAATCGCATGGCCATCGTTCCAGGAGGTCAACTTCCTCCTCGTGTCGTTGGCAATCAACCTGAGGCACAAAGACTGCCGGTATCACAGCAAGGGAACATGCCTGTTATGATCAGCCTTCAAGGACATGCAGGGTTAGCGCAGTCACCTGACAAAACAAGAGGAATGCCCCTGATCATAAATCCCCAG CTTGCAGGTACTGCTCGACGAATGTCCCTTCCTGATCCCGGCCAGGGTCCCCAAAGCACTGGGTCTGATGAGACAACTTCTGGGATCCACCCCAAGCAGGATAGGCCAAGTGGTGCAGAAATGGCCCTGCAGTCTGGAAACGGCACCCAACAGATGATGGCCAACCAGGGCTCCACAACCCACGTGATGAAGCAAGCCCCTGTTCCGTCATCAGTGGCCCAGCACACTGGAGCCAGTCCTCAACAACAATTGCCCACACAACCTCAACAAGGAGCACCCATGTCCGGTATTCATTTCCCTAACGTTCCAACAACTTCCCAGAGTTCCAGACCAAAAACCCCCAACAGGGCCAGTCCCAGGCCATACCACCACCCCCTCACCCCAACTAATCGTCCACCGAGCACTGAGCCCTCAGAAATCAACCTTTCGCCAGAAAGGCTCAATGCTTCAATTGCTGGGCTATTTCCCCCTAAAATCAACATTCCTCTGCCACCCAGACAGGCAAACCTAAACCGCGGATTTGACCAACAGGGCCTTAATCCCACAACATTGAAAGCCATTGGACAGGCGCCTCCAAACTTGACTTTACCAGGCAACAATAGCAACAGTGGAAGTGGTGGAAATAACGCTAGCAACAGTCAACCACCTTTTTCTACTGGTACGGGTGGGGGAGGCACTAAACCAGACAAGCAGTCTGGAGGACCGAGTAAAAGGGCCAGTCCTAGCAACAGTCGAAGGTCAAGCCCAGCTTCAAGTCGTAAATCAACCACACCAAGTCCTGGAAGACAGAAAGGTCCGAAAGTGGCCATCACATGCCCTCCCCAACCTCAACAGCTGGTTAATGCTCAGGGGCAAACCATGATGCTAAGCCCCACATCAGTAACACCAAATCCAGTATCGCAATTAAGTGGCAGCATGGAGACGCAACAGACTCCGAGTCCCTTCCATGGTTTGCAAGGTAACCCTCCTGAGGGCAGCAGAGAAGGTCAGATAATGATTGCGTCCGAGCAACGTCAGGTATCTCAGCCTCAGCCACATCCTCAGCCTGTGCGGGAGTTATCGGCTCCACGGATGACAAGTCCTCGTCCTCCCGCTTCTCAACAGCCGAAATCCGATTTGGAGTTACAAGCAGTGGATAGGCAGTCAACGCACAAAGCGCCACTGCCAGAGTCTGGAGGAACAGTGGCCGTCAGGCCCGCTCCCACTTCACTCAACCAGCTTCTAGACGTCGCAAACAAACCTCTTCGGCCTGTGCATGGGAATATGGTTAGGGACGTCATGACAAAAGACAGCCCCAAGTCAGCCATGGATCCAGAGAGACAACTTCAGTTAGGTGCAGAAATGCCAGCCCCTGTTGCTACATCTGTCACTCTTACTGAATCAGACACTAAAGCCAAGCCTTCTTTGTCAACTGCATCTAGCAGCCACAGCATGCATCCTAACCATGTGACTTTCAATCCCACCCCCAGCAGTAACGACAACCCATTATCCTCTCCTGGTATCACTTCCACTTTAAGTACAACGACTAGCCTTTGTTCGACCTTCACTAACACAAATGTTGTCCAGAGCGTAAGCCCTAAACCAGCTACTTCCACTCAGGGCAGTCATTCGTTAGCCGTTAGCAGCGGTTCAAACACCAGCTGTAGTCCAAGCCAAGCCAGCGTGATGCTCAAATCTGGCGCGGGCTCGAAACCTATTCCAAGTGTTCACTCCGTCATACAGATTCCTGCTTCGTCCAGTTCCATTTCTCCTAACCAGATCACCGTATTTGTCACACCTAACCCAATGACTTCTGCCCCGACATCTCAAGTTCCTGCATCTATTGTCTCCACAATGGTGGCTCTACCGAACAAAAATATTCGGCCACAGGATATTCGGAATCAGACACCTGTAACTCGACCAGCACAGTTTATCACCACCACCCCTGTGTTGTTCAACCCCATTTTTCAAGTCCCGAGTACATCTGTCTCGCCCAATACCACAGTCGTTTCTCAGTCAGTCACTATGGTGGGACCTATCCAAGTGTCGACGACAAACATCCAACTTTCTACTGCCCCGAGTTGCACACAGTCGTCAGGGGCAAACATAAGTGCATCTCAACTCGCGAGAAGCACTGTTGGACACCTTCCGACTGTCACCAATGTGTCCTCAGCTACCCCAATTGGTGCGCATTCAACTCCTCAGCAAATCAACCACGGGGCCCCCAAAATAGAAAATGTAGTTGAAGCTCAAAAATCAAGTCCACCAGTCAGCCAACCATCTCTTCCAAGCCCTTCAACGTCCTCCTCCTTTCAAGCTCCCATTGCATCTCCACCTTGCTCAAGTCCTATCAGTATGAACACAGTAGGAAAGGGCCTTGTGTCTGCCGCACCCACTGCCCAAATAAAAAGTAAACCTTTGCAAGTGACCATAGCTCTCTCTGGAACAGCTGATTCCCAAATACCTGCTCAGGTATCCATTGTGGCTGCCCCCCCACAAGTCTTCCATCCTTCTCCTAGTCCTGTTGTTCCAACTGAGCCATCAGTGGCCCAAACCACCGCTGCTACTCCAAACCTTACGACACCGTCAATCTCCTCTTTTGTTTCGGTTCCTGCTCAGGTTCCTACCCAGGCTCCATTGCCTCCTACAACTGTACTGTCAAACTTCACCCTGGCTGCAACGTCTCCAAATCCCATCACCAGTGTAGTTGGTACCACCACTGTGGCCTCCTCTACGACCTTGCTCTCTAcaggcagtccagttcaaaatCCAGTATCATCTTTGGTACCAATTGTTGCCACGCCTGGACTGATTCATGAGATCCCACCTCCAAATTCCTCAGCTGCTACCGCCAGCAGAGTTCTTCTTTCTCAGACTGGACCTGGGTCTTTTGAACCCACTGTTACACAAGCAGTGGCTCCTGCTGAAACTATTCAGACCACACCAG AATCTGTTCAGCAAGATGTTTCACAAGAGCCAGTTGCTGTTGCGAAGACAA GTGACGAGGTCTTACCAAGTCCTGATCCAGG ATgggcaaagaaaagaaagacgcCCATCAACTTAGTTCCAAG GGCTGCTGTGGAGAAACCCAAGGGGCCAAGTAGACGTAGCTCACGAGCTGAGAAGGAGGTGGAGGAAGAGCCGGTAACAGAAAGTGCTGTCAGGAAGAGATCGGCACGGCCTGGAACGACTGCTGCGACTGTTGTTAAAG AAACTGGAGCCAGTCCCACCCAGGCCAAACGAAGGAAGTCAAAATAG